The following are from one region of the Cynocephalus volans isolate mCynVol1 chromosome 17, mCynVol1.pri, whole genome shotgun sequence genome:
- the FAM163B gene encoding protein FAM163B has product MTAGTVVITGGILATVILLCIIAVLCYCRLQYYCCKKGESEEDEEEPDFAVHSHLPPLHSNRNLVLTNGPALYPAASTSFSQRSPQARALCRSCSHYEPPTFFLQEPPEDEDVLNGGERVAYRSVSQEDVALSPGGLGGLQALNPNRLSAMREAFSRSRSISTDV; this is encoded by the exons ATGACAGCCGGGACAGTGGTCATCACCGGGGGCATCTTGGCGACTGTGATTCTGCTCTGCATCATCGCAGTTCTGTGCTACTGTCGGCTGCAG TACTACTGCTGCAAGAAGGGCGAGTCcgaggaggacgaggaggagcCGGACTTCGCGGTGCACTCGCACCTGCCGCCGCTGCACTCCAACCGCAACCTCGTGCTGACCAACGGGCCGGCGCTCTACCCGGCCGCCTCCACCTCCTTCAGCCAGAGGTCCCCGCAGGCCCGTGCCCTCTGCCGTAGCTGCTCCCACTACGAGCCGCCCACCTTCTTCCTGCAGGAGCCCCCCGAGGACGAGGACGTGCTCAACGGCGGGGAGCGTGTGGCCTACAGGAGCGTCAGCCAGGAGGACGTGGCACTGTCCCCTGGGGGCCTCGGCGGCCTGCAGGCACTCAACCCTAACCGCCTCTCGGCCATGCGGGAGGCCTTCTCCCGGAGCCGCAGCATCAGCACCGATGTGTGA